TCTGCGTCTGCAGCAGCGTGCGGCGCAGCAGCGTGTACGTGTCCTCGTCCACCACGTCCGGGGGAAGGAAGACGCCCTGGGCCCAGCGGCGCTCCGTCTCCGCGGACACCTCCGTCATGGTGTCGATGAAGTCCTGCAGCCGCAGCGCGCCGTCCCCATTGCCGAGGTGCCAGGTGCGCCCCGGCTCGAAGTGCCCCAGGAAGAGCGTGAGCAGGGCGGAGGCCACGTAGTCGGTGGAGGACAAGTCCATCCGAGACTCGGGCGTGCCGGGAAAGGCGCCCACGTGCCCCTCGTAGAAGAGCCGCATGAGCGAGTGCATGGAGTTGTAGCGCGCCACCTCGCCGTCGTCCCGGCCGATGAGGTAGGCCAGCCGGTAGATGGAGAGGGGCAGCTCCTTCATCAGCCCACGCACCAGGTGCTCCGCCTCGTACTTGCTCTGCTCGTACGGATTGACGAAGCCCGCCTCGTGCACCGCGTCCGTCTCCAGGAAGCGGCCCGGCCGCTGGCCCGCGACGAAGAGGGTGCTCACGTACCCGGCGCGCTCCAGCCGGGGGAAGGTGCGCACCACGTCGAAGACATGGCGCGTGCCGTCCACGTTGGCCTGCCGGGCCTCCGGCAGCGGCGCATCCAGCTCCACGTTGGCCGCCGAGTGCAGGACATGTGTCACCTCGCCGGCCAGCCGCGCCGCGTCCTCCGGTGACAGTCCCAGCCCGGGCCGGGAGATGTCGCCCAGCACGGGGATGAACTGGCCCTCGGGCGGGCGCGCCAGCGGATCCGGCCACAGCTTCGCCGCCAGCTTCTTCCACCGTGCCATGAGCACGACGGGCGAGGGGGCACGAATGAGCGCGTAGACGCGCGCCTTGGGCGTGTTGAGGGCAATCCACCGCGCCAGCTCCATGCCGACGGCACCGGTGATTCCCGTGAGGAACAATTTCATGAGGGGGCCTCTTGGGGGGAGAGGGGGCCTCTGTGGGGGGACGGAAGAACGAGGGCCTCCTGGGGGGAGAGGCGCCTCGTGGGGGAGAGAGAGGAGGGGTGAAGCGGGGCAGGCGTCAGATCTGGAGGATGCTGCAACCCCAGTGGGCACCGAGCCCGAAGGAGAACATCATCACGTGGTCGCCCGGCTTCACGAGGCCCTGGTCGATGACGTCCTTGAGGTTGATCCAATTGTCCGCCGCGACCGAGTGGCCCTTGGGGCGGATGTTCTCCGTGTAGATCTTCTCCAGGGGAATCCCGGTGAACTTGCTGAGGATCTCCCAGCTGCGCAGGCTGACGTTGTGGGGGATGAGGAGCTTGATGTCCTCGCGCGTCAGGCCGCTGGCCTTGAAGGTCTTCTCCAGCACGCGCTTGCCGGTGGGGAAGTAGGCGGCGAGCAGCTCGTTCTGGTGGCCGTCCGGGTCCCAGTAATAGCCACGGGTGAGCGTGTGGTACGTCTTGAGGCGGATGCCCTCGGGGTTGCGCGACAGCAGCACCGCGCATGCCGAGTCACTGCAGACGTTGTAGACGACCTCGCGCTTGATGCCCTCGGGGAAGACGTCCGCGTTGACGCAGAGGGCGTACTGGAGGTCCTCCATCTCCATGATGGCGTGGGCCAGCCACACCGCATGGGACAGGGACACGCAGCCCAGCTCGCTCAGGCCCACGGTGCGCGCGTTGGACAGGCCCAGCTCGTCCTGGAGGCGCGTGCTGGAGAAGCGGAACAGCCCCAGGTGCGCGTTGTCCCCGGTGGGGTACTCGGCGAGGGCCTCGCCGTGCGGCACCAGCGCACTGGTGGGCAACACGCTCGCGTTGATGAGGAGCCCCACGTCCAGCGGCTCCACCCCATGGCGCTCCAGCAGCGCCTTGAGGGTGGCCGAGGCCAGCTGCGTGGCCGGCACGGTGGACACCCGGCAGTCACCGAAGCCGAAGTCGCGCATCGTCTCGGGCGAGCTGATCAGCCGGCCTTCCGCGGCGAGCTGCTCCAGGCCGACCCGCCGCTCGGGCAGCGTGTAGTGGATGCCGTGGATGCGAATGGAGGAGGACGGATTCATGAGCGGACGACGGCGAGCAGGTGATGGCGCATGACGTGGAAGGTGAAGGCGAACTCCCGCTCGAAGGGCGGAGGCAACCGGAGCACGCCCTCCTCGATTTCAGGGACCAACGCGCGCAGCGGCACGGGCCGAGGCGGACGGAGGGCCTTGTAGAGCGCCTCCTTCAAGACCCACAGCCGCAGGGCCAGCGCCGGCTCCCGCTCACAGCGGGCCCTCTCCCCGGGCGAGAGGAAGAAGTGCCACAGGCGCTCCTCCACGGGAGCCACGGGCTCCACGTCCACCCCGACGCGGCCATGCGCGGTGACGGCCGCCACCGAGAGCACTCGCGCATGGCTGAGCGACACGTCCAGCGGTCCCATGCCCTCCGGTCCATGGAGTCGGGGAACACCCTGGGGGTCCGGCAGGACCTCCACCCGGCGCGCCACACACTCCGGGCCGAGCAGCTCTCGCACCACCTGTTTGCACACGTGACGCCCCCGCAGCCACTCGGGATGGCGCTGGGGCAGCACCGTCTCCTCCAGGAGGACCCGCTCCCTGGGAGACAGGAAGTACTTCAGGAGAGGCCCATCCAGCCGCTCCTCCAACACGCCAACCCCCACCCCACTCCACGACAGGAACGTGAACCCCTCCGGATGAGCGATCGCCGTGCGCTGCATCACCCCAGAGTCCATGCTTAGTGTGTAAAGTAGACCTGCCCGGTAAGCAAGGGAGTACCGACTTTTCCATCAACACGGAGAGTGCCCAATGGCTGAAAACAACATCTTCGCGCGCATCGTCCGAGGCGAAATCCCCTGTCACAAGGTCTGGGAAGACGACCGGCACCTGGCCTTCCTGGACATCCGGCCAGTGAAGCCCGGGCACACGCTGGTGATTCCCAAGGCGGACGGGGACTACCTCTTCGACCTGGAGCCGCAGCGGTACACGGAGCTGATGCAGGCGGTGCGCACGGTGGCGAAGCTGCTCAAGGAGCGCACCGGGTGCAAGCGCGTGGTGGAGGTGGTGCTGGGCTACGAGGTGCCGCACGCGCACGTGCACCTGATTCCCACCGACTCCATGGCGGATCTGCCGCCCATCGTGGGGACGCCGGCGGAGCAGTCGGAGCTCACCGCCATGGCGGCCCGCCTGCGCCAGGGCGCGGCGAAGTGAAGGCCGAGGACATCCAGCGCTGGCTGGTGGAGCGGGTGGCCGCCTCGCTGGAGCTGACGCCCGCGGACATCGACGTGCGGGCGCCCTTCCAGCACTACGGCCTGGACTCGATGGAGCAGCTGCGCATCATCGGCGAGCTGGAGACGTGGCTGCGGCGGGAGCTGGAGGAGACCCTGCTGCGGCGCTACCCCACCATCGAGGCGGTGGCGGCCTTCCTCGCGAAGGCCGCCTGAGGAGACGCGTGGCTCAGGCCGCGCGCTCGCCGTTCTTCTCGGCCTCGCGGTACAGCTCCTCCACCGCCTCGCCGAACTTCTTGAGCACGTTGCGCCGCTTGAGCTTGAGCGAGGGCGTCAGCATGTCGTTGGCGGTGGTGAAGTCCTCGCTGATGAGCAGGAAGCGCTGGGGCTTCTCGTAGCCCTTCGCCGCGTCCTTGCAGAACTCGTTGATCTGCTCGCGGTAGAGCTGCTGCACCTCGGGACGCTTGAGCAGCTCGGGGATGGAGCTGGTGTCCAGGCCCTTCTCGGCCGCCCACTTCTTCAGCGAGTCCATGTCCGGGACGATGATGGCCACGTTGAAGGGCTTGTTCTGCCCGTGCAGCATCACGTTGGTGATGAAGGGCGAGAGCTGCAGCGCCTGCTCGATGGGCACCGGCACCACGTACTTGCCGTTCTCCAGCTTGTACTGCTCCTTGATGCGGCCGGTGATCCACACGTAGCCGTTGTCATCGAGCATGCCCATGTCGCCGGTCTTGAAGCCGCCATCGGCGGTGAAGACCTTCGAGTTCTCGTCGGGCAGGTTGTAGTAGCCCATCATCACGTTGTGGCCGTAGACGACGATCTCCCCCTGCTTGGGGTCACCCGTCTCGGAGCGATCGATCTCCACGCGCGTGCCGGGGATGGGCCGGCCCACCGAGCCGATCTTCCGGTGGCCGGGGTAGTTGGCGGTGGCGATGGGGGACGTCTCGGTGAGGCCGTAACCCTCGTAGACGGTGATGCCGAGGTTGTCGATGAACTCGGCCACCTCGCGCGAGATGGCCGCGGCGCCGCTGAAGGCGTACTTGAGCCGGCCGCCGAAGCGGGCGCGCACCTTGGAGAAGACGACCCTGTCGAAGAAGGCGTGCTGCGCGTCCAGCAGGAGGCTGCTCTGGTTCTTCTCGGCCAGGGCCTTGCGCTGCTTGGCGACCTCGATGCCGCGGTTGAACATCATCCGCTTGATGGGCTTCTCCGCGGCCATGCGCTTCTGCAGCCCGTCATAGATGCGGTTGAAGATGCGCGGCACCGAGAAGAGCAGCGTGGGCTGCACCTCGGAGAGGTTGTCGACGATCTTGTCCACGCCCTCGGCGATGCCCATGGAGGCGCCCATGGAGATGAGCGCGTTGAGCTCCACGTTCTGCCCGAAGGAGTGCGCCCACGGCAGGAAGGCCAGCGA
The sequence above is drawn from the Archangium gephyra genome and encodes:
- a CDS encoding AMP-dependent synthetase/ligase — encoded protein: MTSPKFETLVDIFLQSIASFGPRPLFGEKKNGQWNWMTYIQFGQMVDDLRGGLAQLGVTQGDRVAVISNNRHEWAVGAYACYTLGAAYVPMYEAQLDKEWAYILNDCGAKVVFAATDAIAAKLKAIKPELPKLEHIIRFTGTATEADTFACLMRRGADTPSPVTTPKPSDLAGLIYTSGTTGNPKGVMLSHSNLARNVCAMHEVFPMSKEDRSLAFLPWAHSFGQNVELNALISMGASMGIAEGVDKIVDNLSEVQPTLLFSVPRIFNRIYDGLQKRMAAEKPIKRMMFNRGIEVAKQRKALAEKNQSSLLLDAQHAFFDRVVFSKVRARFGGRLKYAFSGAAAISREVAEFIDNLGITVYEGYGLTETSPIATANYPGHRKIGSVGRPIPGTRVEIDRSETGDPKQGEIVVYGHNVMMGYYNLPDENSKVFTADGGFKTGDMGMLDDNGYVWITGRIKEQYKLENGKYVVPVPIEQALQLSPFITNVMLHGQNKPFNVAIIVPDMDSLKKWAAEKGLDTSSIPELLKRPEVQQLYREQINEFCKDAAKGYEKPQRFLLISEDFTTANDMLTPSLKLKRRNVLKKFGEAVEELYREAEKNGERAA
- a CDS encoding HIT family protein, which translates into the protein MAENNIFARIVRGEIPCHKVWEDDRHLAFLDIRPVKPGHTLVIPKADGDYLFDLEPQRYTELMQAVRTVAKLLKERTGCKRVVEVVLGYEVPHAHVHLIPTDSMADLPPIVGTPAEQSELTAMAARLRQGAAK
- a CDS encoding SDR family oxidoreductase, which produces MKLFLTGITGAVGMELARWIALNTPKARVYALIRAPSPVVLMARWKKLAAKLWPDPLARPPEGQFIPVLGDISRPGLGLSPEDAARLAGEVTHVLHSAANVELDAPLPEARQANVDGTRHVFDVVRTFPRLERAGYVSTLFVAGQRPGRFLETDAVHEAGFVNPYEQSKYEAEHLVRGLMKELPLSIYRLAYLIGRDDGEVARYNSMHSLMRLFYEGHVGAFPGTPESRMDLSSTDYVASALLTLFLGHFEPGRTWHLGNGDGALRLQDFIDTMTEVSAETERRWAQGVFLPPDVVDEDTYTLLRRTLLQTQNPRSHEVIRLGDTMYGHLLAAQVFDTRSVHALIGEQVKPPPPRRLLRDVLRHCVATGWGRNRS
- a CDS encoding 4'-phosphopantetheinyl transferase family protein; amino-acid sequence: MQRTAIAHPEGFTFLSWSGVGVGVLEERLDGPLLKYFLSPRERVLLEETVLPQRHPEWLRGRHVCKQVVRELLGPECVARRVEVLPDPQGVPRLHGPEGMGPLDVSLSHARVLSVAAVTAHGRVGVDVEPVAPVEERLWHFFLSPGERARCEREPALALRLWVLKEALYKALRPPRPVPLRALVPEIEEGVLRLPPPFEREFAFTFHVMRHHLLAVVRS
- a CDS encoding acyl carrier protein, encoding MKAEDIQRWLVERVAASLELTPADIDVRAPFQHYGLDSMEQLRIIGELETWLRRELEETLLRRYPTIEAVAAFLAKAA
- a CDS encoding 3-oxoacyl-ACP synthase III family protein is translated as MNPSSSIRIHGIHYTLPERRVGLEQLAAEGRLISSPETMRDFGFGDCRVSTVPATQLASATLKALLERHGVEPLDVGLLINASVLPTSALVPHGEALAEYPTGDNAHLGLFRFSSTRLQDELGLSNARTVGLSELGCVSLSHAVWLAHAIMEMEDLQYALCVNADVFPEGIKREVVYNVCSDSACAVLLSRNPEGIRLKTYHTLTRGYYWDPDGHQNELLAAYFPTGKRVLEKTFKASGLTREDIKLLIPHNVSLRSWEILSKFTGIPLEKIYTENIRPKGHSVAADNWINLKDVIDQGLVKPGDHVMMFSFGLGAHWGCSILQI